GTCCCGCACCGGCATCCGCAGCGCCATCCGTACGTACAGGTTGCCGCCGCGCGAGACGCCGTGGCGGTATTTCGGCCAGTTGAGCACCTTGCCACCCGGCACCCAGCGCGAGCCGATCGTCACGTCGGCCGAACGCAGCGCGTTGAGCAGTCGGGGCAGCTCCTCCGGCGCGTGCGAGCCGTCGGCGTCCATCTCCACGACCACGTCGTAGCCGTGCTCGCCGGCCCACCGGAAGCCGGCGATGTACGCCGCGCCGAGCCCCTGCTTGCCAGGCCGGTGCAGCACCTGGATCTGGTCGTCGGCCGCGGCCAACTCGTCGGCGATCCGTCCGGTGCCGTCGGGGCTGTTGTCGTCGGCGACCAGGATGCCGGCCTCCGGCACCGCCGCGCGCAGCCGGCCGACGATCTCGCGGATGTTGTCGGCCTCGTTGTACGTCGGGATGACCACCAGCACACGGCCGAGCCCGGGATACTCCGGAAACTGCGTGTCGTCCTCAGCCGGCTGCCTACTCACCCAGTCCCTCCCGACGCTTACGGCGCCACGGGATGCCGACCCACAGCCACCCGAGCACCGCGGCGGTGGCCACGCTGCCGAGCAGCTCGGGCCAGACCCCGAGCAGTGCCGCCAGCGTAGAGGTCTGCTGGCCGGGCCGCGCGAGCTGGACCTGCTGAACCAGGATGGCCTGCTCGAACAGGCCGCTGTGCTGGACGACGCCGCCGTTGTGGTCGACCACCGCGGAGATGCCGGTGGTGGAGGCCATCAGCGCCGGCAGGCTGTACTCGGCGGCCCGGAAGCGCACCATCGCCAGCTGTTGCGCGCTCTCCTCGGTCTTGCCGAAGGTGGCGTTGTTGGTCTGCACGGTGATCATCTGGCCGCCGGCGGCGACCGCGTCGTGCACCAGGTCGTCGTAGGCGACCTCGAAACAGATCGAGTCGGCGACCGTGTACTTCCCCAGCGTCATCGTGCCGATCCGGTCACCGGGATAGAAGTCGCGCGGCACCAGGTCGACCTTGTCGGTGACCATCCGCGCGATCGGCCGCAGCGGGATGTACTCGGCGAACGGCACCGGATGCCGTTTCACGTACCGCTCGCCGGGTCCGCTGACCGGGCTCCACACGATCGAGGTGTTGCTGACGTGCGTCGGGCCGGGGCCGTTCATCATGCCGCCGATCATGATCGGCACCTTGATCGCCTTCGCCGCCATGGTGATCTCCGCGTACGCGTCGGCGTTGGCCAGCGGGTCGATGTCGGAGGAGTTCTCCGGCCAGATCACGAAGTCCGGCTGCTTGGCGGTGCCGGCCTTCACCTGGTCGGCGAGCTTCAGTGTGGTCTTCACGTGGTTGTCCAGCACCGCTCGCCGCTGCGCGTTGAAGTCCAGGCCGAGCCGGGGCACGTTGCCCTGGATGACCGCGACCGTCACGGTCGGACCGCTCGGCGCCGGCGTCGGCACCAGCGGACCGACGGCCATCAGCGCGACCGCGCCGGCCGCGAGCCCGGCGATGGCCCAACGGCGGCTCTGCCGCTCGGTGATCAGCCAGATCGCCGCCAGGGCCAGCAGGCCGCCGACGGCGGCCACCACGAACGTGACACCAGGAGCGCCGGCGATCGAGGCGAGCTTCAGCGTCGGCGCGTCCGACTGCGAGAACGCGACCCTGGCCCACGGGAAGCCACCGAACGGGATGCGGGACCGCAGCGCCTCCGAGATCACCCAGGCACCGCCGGTCAGCGCCGGCAGCAGGACCGGCTTACGCCAGGTCAGCGGCGTGAGGAAGCCGAGCAGCGCGGTGAAGGCCGCCTGCGAGACCGGCAGCAGCAACCAGACGGAGCCGACGAACGTGCCGGCCCAGTGCAGCACGAGCGTGAAGAACACCAGGCCGAACAGATAGCCGGCCCACGCGCCACGCCGCTTGCGCTGGCCGCGCAGCGTCAACGCGAAGAGCGCGATGGCGATCGGCGCGGTCCACCAGAGCCCGACCGGCGGAAACGCCAGCCACAGCAGCACACCGGAGACGACCGAACCGAGGATCACCGCCCACCACGGCAGCGGCTTCGCGTACCAGGGATCGCGTGCCGGTTCCGGGTCGGCTCCGGCCTCGATGGGCTTGTCCAGCGTCACTGCCACGCGTCAACTCCTGTCGGGGCCTCTACGACCGTCAATGCATTGTGCATCGTGAGGACACGCGGGGTCAGGCCACCCGCCGAGATACACCCCGAATGTGACCGGATGGCCGTACGCGGCTGACAAGGCGCCGCGCGGGAGTTGTCAGTGCTGTCTGGGTCGGCGCCGCGGCGGCGGACCGCCTCGAAGGCGAGGCGGTCCGGCGACGCGGCTGGGTCGCGCCTCGGACGGCGACGCACCGTCTGCGCCCACAGGTGTCATGCCCAGGTGGCGTTCACACAGTGGTGGAAGTGGCCTTCGGTCCAAGACCGCACACACTGGCTGAATGCGCGACCTTGTTGTCTAACGGTCCCCCCAAGCCTCCAAGTGCTGTGCACCACCAGAGGACCGCCACTGGAAGGGGGCCTTCCCCGCTCACCCGCTGAGCCTGGCGTTACGCCCTTGTGCGCGCTGCTCAGGGGTTGCACGAAGGACGACGTCCCGGCAGCCCTTTTCCTGGAGTACGACGTGGAGCACATTAGGCACTCCGGCGGTAGCCTCGCAAGGTCGGCCTGACCTGGGGGTTTGGCACCTTTTCGCAGGTCATCGCCATGCCGCGTTCACCGGCTTTTCATCAACGAATTTGCCAGTCTTCGGCGTGTCGCCAGCGGCACACCGACAACGTGTGCTACGCGGCGTGGATCACGGCTCCGCCGACGAGCGTACGGACACAGTCCGGCGGCTCCTGGAGGTCGCCGTACGGGTCGGATTCGGCCCGGAACATCGCCAGATGCGCCGGCGCACCGACCGCGATCGCGCCACCGTCCTGTCCGACCGCCCGCCAGCCGGAGCGAGTGTGCGCGTCGTACGCCGCCCGCCAGGTGAGTCCGTGTTCGGCGGTCCGGTGCTCGACGGCCGCGCGTACGCCGGCCCACGGATCGATCGGCGTCACCGGAGAGTCGGAGCCAAGCACCAGCCGTACGCCGGCGTTGTGCAGTGCCGCAAAGGGATTCAGGGTCGCCGCGCGGTCGGCACCGAGCCGTTCCGCGTACATGCCGGCCGGACCGCCCCAGGCCGCGTCGAAGGCCGGCTGGACGCTGGCGATGATCCCCAGCTCGGCCATCCGCGCGATGGCCGTGTCGTCCACCATCTCCGCGTGTTCGATCCGGTGCCGGCCGGCTCGGATCGCGGCGGCGCCGACTTTCTCAGCCGCGTAGCCAAAGCCGCACACCACCGCGCCAACCGCGGCGTCGCCGATCGCATGGAATCCGGCCGACAGCCCCAAACTCGCGCAGTCCAGCACGTGGTCGCGGACCTGCTCCGCCGACAGGTAGGCGTGTCCCCTGCCGGCCGAATCCAGGTAGTCGCAAGACAGCGCGGCGGTGTGCGAACCGATCGCGCCATCCGCGAAGAGGTCTCCGCCGGCGCCGATCGCGCCGAGCTCGCGAGCCTTCGCCGCCTCCCCCAGCTCGCCCCAGTAGCCGAAGACCGCCGGACCCGGCTCATTGCCGGCCAGGCCCAACAACTCGGTGAAGTCGTCCTCGCCGGCGATGTCAGGTCCGCCGCACTCGTGCAGCGCTGCGATGCCGAGCGAGGCGGCGCGCTGCAGTGTCAGCCGCTGCGCGGCACGCCGCTGGTCAGCGGTCACCGAAGCGTACGCGATCGCGCGTGCGGCGTGATGCGCGTCGACGGTCAGGTGTCCCGACGCGGCGAATCCCTTGCTGGACGGGGTGATCTCGCGCAGGAGAGCCGTCGAGGCGACCGCGGAGTGCACGTCCGTACGCGAGAGATATGCCGGCCGCCCGCCGGCCGCCACGTCCAGCTCAGCCGCTGTGGGAGGCCGGCGATCGGTCCACCGGCTCTCGTCCCAGCCGTGTCCGAGGAGGACGGCGTCGCGAGGCAGCCGCTCGGCGTGTGCGCGTACGGCCGCCAACATCGCGGCCAACGACGGAACGCCGGTCAGGTCCAGGCCGCCGAGTGCCAGCCCGGTCGCGGTCGCGTGTACGTGACCGTCGACGAACGCCGGCAGCACGTACGCGCCGTTCAGATCCACGACCGTGTCGGCGGAGATGTCCGCGGAATCCGTTCCCAGCCAGGCGATCCGGCCATCGGCCACCAGGACGGCGGAGGCCGGCCCGCCGGTCGTGCGGATGATGCCGTGCCGGTAGAGCGTGCTCATCCGGCCAGTGAACTACAGCGCCGGCGGACGCCGCTCGTACGGTGTCGACAGCACGACGGTCGTACGCGTGGACACCGACGCGGACGTGCGGATGTCCTGCAGCAGCCGCTCCAGGTCGCCGGGCGAGCGGACCCGCACCTTCAGCAGATAGAACTCGTCGCCGGCGACGCTGTAGCAGGACTCGATCTCCGGCAGGTGCCTCAGCCGCTCCGGCGCGTCGTCCGGCGCGCCCGGGTCGATCGGCTTGATCGCGATGAACGCGGTGAGCGGCAGGCCGACCGACTCCAGGTTGACGTTCGCCGAGTAGCCGGAGATCACCCCGCGTTGCTCGAGCCGTCGGACCCGCTGGTGCACGGCGGAGACGGAGAGGCCGACCCGCTCGGCGAGGTCGGTGTAGCTGCACCGGCCATCCTGAGCGAGCGCCGCGACGATCGTGCGGTCGATGTCTTCCACGGCCGCGACCGTACCCGACGCCAGCAGCGGAAATACTTAAGCGACTCATAAATATCGCCGCAAGTGACGCCAACCGCGACACAAAGCGCCGCGTCAGGACGCGATCACAGCCGTGCTTCCGGCCGCGGCCAAAACCGATCATCTGACCGAACCGATCACTCAACATGATCGGTCAGCCACGTAGCGTTTGGTGGCGTCTGACAGCTGTACGCTGATGCCCATGAGCCAGCCAGACGACCATGAGTCCCGCATTTCCAGGCTGGAGACAAAGGTCGAGGACTTGACCACCGAGGTCCGCCGCACCCGCGCGGATGCGGCGGCAGCTCGCGTGCTGGCCGGCGGAGCTGAACTACGAGATGAGCGGTGTGCGTGGCCGGCTCGATGGTATGGCGGCTGGCATCAGCCAAATCGCGGAGTCGATCCAGCTGCTCATTGATCGAGACAACCGGTCGGAATAGTCAGCCGGCGGCGATGACGGCGGCGATTTCGGTGACCTGGTTGGGATCGGTCGACCAGTTGTAGAGGATGAGCTCGTCGGCGCCGGCATGCTCTGCGTCGGCGATCGCGGCCAGCAGTTGCTCGGGTGTGTCGAGTAGGCCAGCCGCGACCTGGTGACCGTACGGCTCGCCGTAGTAGGCGAGCACGTTCGTGCGAGCCTCGTCTGCTGCGGTGCGGAGGGTCGCGTTCACCTGGATGACGATCCGCGGCTGGCCGGGCCGGCCGGCGGCCTGCCACTGCTCGCGTACGGTCTCGATCACCCGCGGCCGCCACTGCGCGGCGCCGGCCGCGATCAGGCCGTGGCCAAACTTCGCGACCCGGGCGAGCGCGGCCGGCCGGAACGCGCCGAACAGGACCTCCGGTGAGCCCTCCAGCGGCGCAGGGCCGACGACTTTTCCCGACCAGAGCTGAAAAAGCTCGGTCATCTGCCGGTCCAGTCGGCGGCCGCGCGTGGCCAGGTCGACGCCTGCGACGGCGAAGTCGTCCTCGCGACCACCGACGCCGATGCCGAGCGTGAAGCGACCGCCGGAGAGCCGGTCGAGCGTGGCCGCCTGTTTGGCCAGCAGCGGCGTTTCCCGCAGTGGCGCCAGCAGCACCTCGGTCTGCAGCCGGATCCGTTCGGTCGCGCCGGCCAGCACGGACAGGGTGACCAGCGGTTCCGGGTTGTCGTAGACCAGCCGGTCGAGCAGAGCGAGCGTGCTGAATGAGCCGGCGTCGGCGCGGCCGGCCCACTCGAGCAGGACGGCGCGGTCGGCGATGGCCGGCAGGCCGAGTCCGATCTTCATGGTGATGCCTTTCGAAGGAGGGTACGGAAACACAGCCGCCCCTCCGTCCGTACCCAGACGTACGGACATCCGCCGGTTTGCGGATCTCTTGCGGTCCGGAGAACCAGCCTCGATTGGCTGGCCGACCGCCGGCTCCTCCGTGTGCGGCTCGCTGCGCGGGAAGCGACTCCACGTTAGCAACACCGTCGACGGTGTCCAACGTGATATCCGGCATCATGGGTCGGGTGACAGGACCTCTCATGCTGCTGGACTCGGCCGGCCTCTGGTTCCGAGCGTTCTACGCGATCCCGGAGAAGATCACCGCGCCGGATGGCACACCGGTGAACGCGATCCGCGGCTTCTGCGACATGCTGGCCGCGCTGGTGCAGCAGCGCAGGCCGTCACGGCTGGTGGCCTGCCTCGACCTGGACTGGCGGCCGGCCTGGCGGGTCGAGCTGCTGCCGTCCTACAAGACCCACCGGCTCGACCTCGGCGGTCCCCCCGGCGCCGAGGACACGCCGGACCCGCTGGCCGCGCAGATCCCGGCGATCCTGGAGATCCTGCACGCCTTCGGCATCGCGACCGCCGGCGCGCCGGACTACGAGGCCGACGACATCATCGGCACGCTGGCCACCCGCGGACCGTCTCCGGTCGAGGTGGTCACCGGTGACCGCGACCTGTTCCAGCTCACCGACGACGCGGCCGGCGTCTCGGTCGTCTACATCGGCCGCGGCATCGCCAAACTGGTCGTGATGGACGACGCCGGCGTACGCGAGAAGTACGGCGTGCCGCCGTCCGGCTACGCCGACATGGCCGTGCTGCGCGGCGACCCGAGCGACGGCCTGCCAGGTGTCGCCGGCATCGGCGACAAGACCGCCGCCGGACTCATCAGCCGCTACGGCTCGGTGGAGCGGCTCATCGAGGCCATCGACGACGACGGCGACACGGCTCTGGGTCGTACGCACCGCGGCAAGCTCGCCGCCGCGCGCGACTACCTGGTCGCCGCGGCCAAGGTCGTACGCGTCGTCCGCGACATCGACCTGCCGGTGCTCGACGACGCCATCCCCGCCGAGCCGGCCGACCCGGAGGCGCTGGAGGCCCTCGCCAAGCGCTGGGGGGTCGCCAACTCCATCAAACGCCTGCGTACGGCCCTCGCCGAGGCCACTGCCTAACCGAGCGAGGACCAGGCGACGACGCCGCGGCGTACGGCGTCGACGGCGGAGCGGGCCGTCGCGGCGATCGGTGTGTCGGTGCCGCCGAGCTGGTCGAGCAGGTCGATGACCTGGCGGCACCACCGTACGAAGTCGCCGGCCGGCAGCTCGCCGTCGGGTCCGGAGCCGGAGGTCGCACGCAGTACGCGCTCCAGCGGCTCGCCGCGAGCCCACCGGTAGACCGGCCAGACGAAGCCGAGCTCGGGCTGCCGCGTCAGCGACAGGCCACGCTCGGACTCGTCGGCCTCCAGCTCGGCCCACAGCCGCGCGGTGGCCGCCAGCGCGTCGGCGAGTGGCCCGCGCGGCACCGCGGAGGTCTCCTCGCCTGGACCGCGCGACTCGTAGACGATCGCGGCCACCGCGGCCGCCAGCTCGGCGGCGCTGAGGCCGTCCCAGGTGCCGGCGCGCAGGCACTCGGCGACCAGCAGGTCCGACTCCGACCAGATCCGCGCGAGCCGCCGGCCGATGCCGGTGACCTCGTCCGGCGCCGCGCCGGCGTCCACGTCGGCGTGCGGCAGCAGATAGCCGCGCGACTCCAGCAGGTCACAGACTTTGTCGAAGGTGCGCGCCAGAGTGTTCGTACGGTTGGCCACGCGTCGCCGCAACGACTCGGTGTCGCGCGACAGTCGGTGATAGCGCTCGGCCCAGCGCGCGTGGCTCTCGCGGTCGGCGCAGCCGTGGCACGGATGTCGCCGCATCGCCTCGCGCAGCTCCAGCAGCTGCGGGTCGTCACCGGCCACGCCGCGCCGGCGACGGCTCGACGGCTCGCGGAGGTCGGCGTTGCGCAACGACGAGGACAGGTCACGGCGAGCCTGCGGCGAGCGATGGTCGAAGTTCTTCGGCACGCGTACGCGCCCGAGCGGCTCGACCTCGCCGGTGAAGTCGGCCGGCGAGAGTCGGCCGGCCCACCGCTGCTCGGTGAGCACGAGGGGCCGTGGCTCGGTCAGCGCGGACAGGCCGGGGTCGAGCACCACCGCCAAGCCGGAGCGCCGGCCGGTCGGTACGTGGATCACGTCGCCGGCCTTCAGCGCCTCCAGGGTCTGCAGAGTGGCGGCACGGCGTTGTGAGCCGCGGCTGCGCGACAGGGCCTTCTCGCGCTCGTTGATCGCCGCGCGGAGCTTGAAGTATTCCTCGAAGTCGCCGAGGTGGCAGGTCATCGACTTCTGGTAGCCGGCCAGCGCCTCGGTGTTGTGCTGCACCTGCCGCACCAGCCCGACCACCGACCGGTCGGCCTGGAACTGCGCGAAGCTCGACTCCAGCAGCTCGCGAGCGCGCGCCCGGCCGACCGAGCCGACCAGGTTGACGGCCATGTTGTACGACGGCCGGAACGACGACCGCAACGGATACGTGCGCGTCGAGGCCAGGCCGGCGACGTGCCGCGGGTCGGTCCCCGGCGCCCACACCACGACCGCGTGGCCCTCGATGTCGATGCCGCGGCGGCCGGCACGGCCGGTGAGCTGCGTGTACTCCCCCGGCGTGATGTCGACGTGGGCCTCGCCGTTGTATTTCACCAGCCGCTCGAGCACGACCGTACGAGCCGGCATGTTGATGCCCAGCGCGAGCGTCTCGGTGGCGAAGACGGCCTTGACCAGGCCGCGTACGAACAGCTCCTCGACGACCTCCTTGAAGGTCGGCAGCATGCCGGCGTGATGTGCGGCCAGGCCGCGCTGCAGGCCTTCCATCCATTCCCAGTAGCCGAGCAGCTGCAGGTCCTCGGCGCCCAGCTCGGCGGTGTGCTTCTCGGCGACCCGGCGGATCTCGGCGCGCTCCTCGCTCGTCGTCAGCCGCAGGCCGGCGCGCAGGCACTGCTGTACGGCCGCGTCACAGCCGGCGCGACTGAAGATGAACGTGATCGCCGGCAGCAGGCCTTCGCGGTCGAGCCGCTCGATGACGTCCGGCCGCGACGGCACCAGGCCGCGCGGAGGCCGGCGGCTGGACGGACCGCCGCGGCGCCGGCCGCGGCCCGGCGCGAAGGACGACTCGGACGTACGCCGCAGGATGTCGCGCGTGTGCCGCATCAACTCCTCGTCGACGTCCTTCTGCTGGCTTCCCGACTTGGTGCTGAACAGGTCGAAGAGCCGGTTGCCGACCAGCATGTGCTGCCAGAGCGGCACCGGCCGGTGCTCGTCCACCACGACGGCCGTGTGGCCGCGTACGGTCACCAGCCAGTCGGCGAACTCCTCGGTGTTGCTGACCGTCGCCGACAGGGAGATCAGGGCCACCGAGGACGGCAGATGGATGATCACCTCTTCCCACACCGCGCCGCGGAACCGGTCGGCCAGGTAGTGGACCTCGTCCATCACGACGAAGCCGAGGCCTTCCAGCGTGCTGGACCCCGCGTAGAGCATGTTGCGCAGCACCTCGGTGGTCATCACCAGCACTGGTGCGCGCGAGTTGATCGCGTTGTCACCGGTCAGCAGGCCGACGTTGGCCGCGCCGTGCCGGGCCACCAGGTCCGCGTACTTCTGGTTGGACAACGCCTTGATCGGCGTCGTGTAGAAGCATTTGCGACCCTCGCTCAGCGCGAGGTGCACGGCGAACTCGCCGACCACCGTCTTGCCGGCGCCGGTCGGCGCCGCGACCAGCACGCCGGAGCCGTCTTCGACCGCGCGGCAGGCGCGCACCTGGAAGTCGTCCAGCTGGAAGGCGAGACCGGCGGCGAACTCGGTCAGCTGCGGATGGGCGGCCCGTTCCTGAGAGCGCGTGAAGCGCTCGGCGGGGCTGCTCATAGGTCCAGGCTACGGCGCGTGGCGAACGACTTTCACCGCCGGTAGGCCGGCGCGGGCGCCTCCAGGTCGCGCAACGCGTCGCGGAGCAGGTCGGCCAGCGCTCGCGCGGTCGCCTCCGGCAGCCGTCCGAGCAGCGCCGACTGTGCCTCGTTGGTGGCCAGGACGACCTCCTCCGCCGCCTCGATCCCCTTCGGCGTGAGATAGACCCAGGTGCTGCGCCGGTCGCCTTCGTCGGCCTTGCGCGCGACCAGGCCCGCGTCGACCAGCCGGTGCAGCACGTTGGTCGTGCCGCCGGAGGACATCGACAACGACCTGGTCAGCTCGTTCGGCTTGCCTTCGTACGGCGCGCCGGCGGCACGCAGCCGA
The nucleotide sequence above comes from Fodinicola acaciae. Encoded proteins:
- the lnt gene encoding apolipoprotein N-acyltransferase, yielding MAVTLDKPIEAGADPEPARDPWYAKPLPWWAVILGSVVSGVLLWLAFPPVGLWWTAPIAIALFALTLRGQRKRRGAWAGYLFGLVFFTLVLHWAGTFVGSVWLLLPVSQAAFTALLGFLTPLTWRKPVLLPALTGGAWVISEALRSRIPFGGFPWARVAFSQSDAPTLKLASIAGAPGVTFVVAAVGGLLALAAIWLITERQSRRWAIAGLAAGAVALMAVGPLVPTPAPSGPTVTVAVIQGNVPRLGLDFNAQRRAVLDNHVKTTLKLADQVKAGTAKQPDFVIWPENSSDIDPLANADAYAEITMAAKAIKVPIMIGGMMNGPGPTHVSNTSIVWSPVSGPGERYVKRHPVPFAEYIPLRPIARMVTDKVDLVPRDFYPGDRIGTMTLGKYTVADSICFEVAYDDLVHDAVAAGGQMITVQTNNATFGKTEESAQQLAMVRFRAAEYSLPALMASTTGISAVVDHNGGVVQHSGLFEQAILVQQVQLARPGQQTSTLAALLGVWPELLGSVATAAVLGWLWVGIPWRRKRREGLGE
- a CDS encoding polyprenol monophosphomannose synthase is translated as MVIPTYNEADNIREIVGRLRAAVPEAGILVADDNSPDGTGRIADELAAADDQIQVLHRPGKQGLGAAYIAGFRWAGEHGYDVVVEMDADGSHAPEELPRLLNALRSADVTIGSRWVPGGKVLNWPKYRHGVSRGGNLYVRMALRMPVRDATAGFRAYRMTALNKIDLGAIASQGYCFQVDLTWQASQAGLHIIEVPITFVERERGKSKMSSKIVYEAYWRVTAWGVRSRLDGLLRRKR
- a CDS encoding MarR family winged helix-turn-helix transcriptional regulator is translated as MTAAPDFADDIVSAWGRELPQVESRPLELTKRIGRLAGLVDAATHGVLERLGLTKAEYEVLARLRAAGAPYEGKPNELTRSLSMSSGGTTNVLHRLVDAGLVARKADEGDRRSTWVYLTPKGIEAAEEVVLATNEAQSALLGRLPEATARALADLLRDALRDLEAPAPAYRR
- a CDS encoding Lrp/AsnC family transcriptional regulator, giving the protein MEDIDRTIVAALAQDGRCSYTDLAERVGLSVSAVHQRVRRLEQRGVISGYSANVNLESVGLPLTAFIAIKPIDPGAPDDAPERLRHLPEIESCYSVAGDEFYLLKVRVRSPGDLERLLQDIRTSASVSTRTTVVLSTPYERRPPAL
- a CDS encoding DEAD/DEAH box helicase codes for the protein MSSPAERFTRSQERAAHPQLTEFAAGLAFQLDDFQVRACRAVEDGSGVLVAAPTGAGKTVVGEFAVHLALSEGRKCFYTTPIKALSNQKYADLVARHGAANVGLLTGDNAINSRAPVLVMTTEVLRNMLYAGSSTLEGLGFVVMDEVHYLADRFRGAVWEEVIIHLPSSVALISLSATVSNTEEFADWLVTVRGHTAVVVDEHRPVPLWQHMLVGNRLFDLFSTKSGSQQKDVDEELMRHTRDILRRTSESSFAPGRGRRRGGPSSRRPPRGLVPSRPDVIERLDREGLLPAITFIFSRAGCDAAVQQCLRAGLRLTTSEERAEIRRVAEKHTAELGAEDLQLLGYWEWMEGLQRGLAAHHAGMLPTFKEVVEELFVRGLVKAVFATETLALGINMPARTVVLERLVKYNGEAHVDITPGEYTQLTGRAGRRGIDIEGHAVVVWAPGTDPRHVAGLASTRTYPLRSSFRPSYNMAVNLVGSVGRARARELLESSFAQFQADRSVVGLVRQVQHNTEALAGYQKSMTCHLGDFEEYFKLRAAINEREKALSRSRGSQRRAATLQTLEALKAGDVIHVPTGRRSGLAVVLDPGLSALTEPRPLVLTEQRWAGRLSPADFTGEVEPLGRVRVPKNFDHRSPQARRDLSSSLRNADLREPSSRRRRGVAGDDPQLLELREAMRRHPCHGCADRESHARWAERYHRLSRDTESLRRRVANRTNTLARTFDKVCDLLESRGYLLPHADVDAGAAPDEVTGIGRRLARIWSESDLLVAECLRAGTWDGLSAAELAAAVAAIVYESRGPGEETSAVPRGPLADALAATARLWAELEADESERGLSLTRQPELGFVWPVYRWARGEPLERVLRATSGSGPDGELPAGDFVRWCRQVIDLLDQLGGTDTPIAATARSAVDAVRRGVVAWSSLG
- a CDS encoding amidohydrolase produces the protein MSTLYRHGIIRTTGGPASAVLVADGRIAWLGTDSADISADTVVDLNGAYVLPAFVDGHVHATATGLALGGLDLTGVPSLAAMLAAVRAHAERLPRDAVLLGHGWDESRWTDRRPPTAAELDVAAGGRPAYLSRTDVHSAVASTALLREITPSSKGFAASGHLTVDAHHAARAIAYASVTADQRRAAQRLTLQRAASLGIAALHECGGPDIAGEDDFTELLGLAGNEPGPAVFGYWGELGEAAKARELGAIGAGGDLFADGAIGSHTAALSCDYLDSAGRGHAYLSAEQVRDHVLDCASLGLSAGFHAIGDAAVGAVVCGFGYAAEKVGAAAIRAGRHRIEHAEMVDDTAIARMAELGIIASVQPAFDAAWGGPAGMYAERLGADRAATLNPFAALHNAGVRLVLGSDSPVTPIDPWAGVRAAVEHRTAEHGLTWRAAYDAHTRSGWRAVGQDGGAIAVGAPAHLAMFRAESDPYGDLQEPPDCVRTLVGGAVIHAA
- a CDS encoding 5'-3' exonuclease, whose translation is MLLDSAGLWFRAFYAIPEKITAPDGTPVNAIRGFCDMLAALVQQRRPSRLVACLDLDWRPAWRVELLPSYKTHRLDLGGPPGAEDTPDPLAAQIPAILEILHAFGIATAGAPDYEADDIIGTLATRGPSPVEVVTGDRDLFQLTDDAAGVSVVYIGRGIAKLVVMDDAGVREKYGVPPSGYADMAVLRGDPSDGLPGVAGIGDKTAAGLISRYGSVERLIEAIDDDGDTALGRTHRGKLAAARDYLVAAAKVVRVVRDIDLPVLDDAIPAEPADPEALEALAKRWGVANSIKRLRTALAEATA
- a CDS encoding LLM class flavin-dependent oxidoreductase, producing the protein MKIGLGLPAIADRAVLLEWAGRADAGSFSTLALLDRLVYDNPEPLVTLSVLAGATERIRLQTEVLLAPLRETPLLAKQAATLDRLSGGRFTLGIGVGGREDDFAVAGVDLATRGRRLDRQMTELFQLWSGKVVGPAPLEGSPEVLFGAFRPAALARVAKFGHGLIAAGAAQWRPRVIETVREQWQAAGRPGQPRIVIQVNATLRTAADEARTNVLAYYGEPYGHQVAAGLLDTPEQLLAAIADAEHAGADELILYNWSTDPNQVTEIAAVIAAG